The Pseudophryne corroboree isolate aPseCor3 chromosome 2, aPseCor3.hap2, whole genome shotgun sequence genome has a segment encoding these proteins:
- the LOC134990888 gene encoding keratin, type II cytoskeletal 75-like has protein sequence MSQSRQALSAKAGKCSVGGSCGAKSFSSYSTGGGYGGTGHNFSSSSLVRSGVSGGNHGRHSGGSGGFGTSSLYCLGGNKRISISSGSHRGFSMGGSKGLGRSSESFPVCPPGGIQNVTVNQILLQPVKSDIDPTIQKVRTEEREQIKSLNNKFACFIDKVRFLEQQNQILETKWCFLQEQSQKMASRRDNIKPLFEAYISNLHRHLDATKNEKCRLDGDLKNMQDVVEEFKARYEEEINKRTCAENEFVTQKKDVDVLYMQKAELETKEETLTDEINFLRTLFDAEVEDMQARISDTNVVLTMDNNRDLDLDGLIAEVKAQYEDIAAKSRAEAKATYDKKFQQLKETAGQHGDNLRNSKNEILELNTMIKRLHTEIDCVKKQVSALETAISDAEARGELTVKDAKSKLCELEAALQKVKEDLASQLRDYQALLNVKLALDIEIATYRTLLEGEESRMHGEVDNHIKICKYDFNYLQYI, from the exons ATGAGCCAAAGTAGGCAAGCATTGAGTGCCAAGGCTGGCAAATGCAGCGTTGGAGGCTCTTGTGGTGCTAAGAGCTTTAGCAGTTACTCAACTGGTGGTGGGTATGGTGGAACAGGCCACAATTTTTCTTCCTCTTCACTAGTACGATCTGGAGTCTCTGGAGGTAACCATGGCCGTCATAGTGGTGGAAGTGGTGGATTCGGCACATCAAGTCTGTATTGCTTAGGAGGGAACAAAAGGATTTCCATCAGTTCTGGCAGCCATAGAGGATTCAGCATGGGTGGCAGCAAAGGCTTGGGTAGAAGCAGTGAAAGTTTCCCTGTTTGTCCTCCAGGAGGTATACAAAATGTCACTGTCAACCAAATCCTTCTCCAACCAGTCAAAAGTGATATTGATCCAACTATCCAGAAGGTCAGAACTGAAGAACGGGAGCAGATAAAGTCTCTTAACAATAAGTTTGCATGCTTCATAGACAAG GTCAGATTCCTTGAGCAACAAAATCAAATTCTGGAAACAAAATGGTGCTTTTTGCAAGAGCAAAGTCAAAAGATGGCCTCTAGGAGAGACAATATCAAGCCACTGTTTGAAGCGTATATTAGCAATCTTCATAGGCACCTGGATGCCACCAAAAATGAAAAATGCCGCCTAGATGGGGACCTAAAAAACATGCAAGATGTTGTGGAGGAGTTTAAGGCCAG ATATGAAGAAGAGATTAATAAGCGTACATGTGCTGAAAATGAGTTTGTAACACAGAAAAAG GATGTGGATGTTTTGTATATGCAAAAGGCTGAGTTGGAGACCAAAGAAGAGACCTTAACTGATGAGATCAACTTCCTGAGGACCCTCTTTGATGCG GAAGTGGAGGACATGCAAGCACGAATTTCTGACACTAATGTTGTCTTGACCATGGACAACAACCGAGATCTGGATCTGGATGGGCTTATTGCTGAAGTCAAAGCTCAATATGAGGACATTGCAGCCAAAAGCAGAGCTGAAGCTAAAGCCACTTATGATAAAAAA TTTCAGCAGCTGAAGGAGACAGCAGGACAGCATGGAGACAACCTACGGAACAGTAAAAATGAGATTCTGGAGCTGAATACCATGATCAAGAGACTGCACACAGAAATTGACTGTGTAAAGAAACAG GTCTCTGCTCTAGAGACAGCCATTAGTGATGCTGAAGCACGTGGGGAGCTTACAGTGAAGGATGCCAAATCCAAATTATGTGAGCTGGAGGCTGCACTGCAGAAAGTCAAAGAGGATTTAGCTTcacagctccgtgactaccaggctCTACTCAACGTGAAGCTGGCCCTGGATATTGAAATTGCCACATACAGGACTCTCCTGGAGGGAGAGGAGAGCAG GATGCACGGAGAAGTTGACAACCATATTAAAATATGTAAGTATGACTTTAATTATCTTCAGTACATTTAA